Part of the Lolium rigidum isolate FL_2022 chromosome 6, APGP_CSIRO_Lrig_0.1, whole genome shotgun sequence genome, ggtgggacaaccgtctacatcaaccacatcgccatctacatccgagatggcggacggcacgccgactcacctacgaggatccgcctcgATGACcttaagaagcaatacaacgagatcaaggctaccctcgaagccgacctcatcggctctttcgagagaacccgttccggtggcatcggatggaaggggttctcaccgaaaggtgcactcgatgggatagacctctcttccccgtcggaggaacgcaccggggtccggcggcggagatcaactacacggtggctcactcactacaccgccactcgagaacttggtcaacgtgcttggagcgtgtcgctcgcgcgtgatccgagagatcatgagccaccggtactcgccgtcgtggccagctctcgggactcatcaaggagagttgcctttccggtcccgtccaccgctgccatttgcgttggcagcacctcgctcgaagtgccgactacaccggcattcctcgtctacgaattggtggcgaccccggtgactaccgagttcttaatggaggcgcctaaggagatccctcatgggtacgcgtgcatgtatgtgccggattgtggtgactcgggcactcacaaaccaggccacaacatcggggactccggcgaagacgggaggaacgtcggcgacagagcgtacgtggctaactaaatacgccacaccgacgaaactcccgagcccggctcccgcagccggctcggagccggaaaagcaaacgtggcaggccaagtacgccaccccggcgaatcttcggagtgcaactcctacggccagcacagacggatcggatcagtaccataccgagagaccgagttcggcatgatgccgaaaagaagggcagtcggctattccaagccgtaccctgacgattacgagatgatcccgctgccaccaaaatatcggctccccgacttctccaaattcggtggatcgagatggctccagctccatcgagcacgtcagccgatacttggctcaactaggaccggcttcagtgtcggatcagctacgcgtgaggctcttttcacagtccctcacgggatcggcctttggatggtacacctctctaccagcgaactccatccgagtcttggaagcggttggaagaacagttccatatgcaataccattcgaagcttccgagtccggcattgccgatctagcacaactacgtcgaagcgcggggaaacggtgacagagtacatccagcgcttcaggaatcttaggaaccgatgttattcggttcgcataactgaaaaggaagcagtcgagttggcggtagcaggccttgcaacacagctcaaggacatggcctcccaagcagattatccctcgccggcgcacatggttcgaaactatcggcatatgaacggcgccaccccgacctgtaccaagacaagttcaagcgtgcgatagtcatggtcgatacggaggaggatgaagtgcctgcgggaggccaagagatagcagtggctgagtggactcggggaggaaccccgtcgcccgcaaatgggtaaagccaccggggccgcccgtgggatttgattttgacgtgaccaagaccgaacaaatcttcgacctcctgctcaaggagaaacagcttgacggttctcgaaggtctcaagttccccacggcgaaagagctaaacggaaagccgtatcgcaaattccacaactcgctttcccatgccaccaacgaccgccgggtgtggcgtcggcacatccaagcggcgatagagaaggggcggctaattttcaaccgatacgccatgaaggtcgacacccaacccttccccgccgttaacatggtagaaatcacctaccccgaaggttgccagccgggcccctcgttcgagcatcaacatggtagggcactggaaaccactccggcaaagatggagatgagggcagcctgctctcacagcaaggatacggatgaggccgctccacgcgatcggctccgtcatgatggcaagcgctatgtcacgagagggagaggtgaagaatataagatatcggcgacccctctctcgatcacctcctcaacaaatatgttagtcgagaatggtcaacgccggcgacccaattacggtgacagagaagatcgtttggctagagaagccagaagatatcgtcggcaggatcacgatgaggaggagcacgggcgctgtgccacggaagcatccagggagcaagatgacaacgccagacactgggactgcccctcttcgtacaccgctgggattcaggaatgagccgattgcccacaatcggcaattgcccgtgaatgcaatcagaaaagaaggaggcagccaacgtgtctgtgttcgagcgcttagggcctctcccaccacaaagcaaacgcgccgagtcacctcgttgggcagatcttgaagattcagaagacgagggagaagtggaagaagacaggtaccaccggccaaggtggtgccctgacggtctcagccgttcccgaagcgcagggttcagcgattgcgcggcccggaggaagccgaaaggttgtacctgcatacgctaagaaaggcacggcctgatctggccgcaaaggttcagcgaaccccggatgaagagggtcgtccacggaaaatggagtggcgccctaaacgagaggagagccgatgatgagacatcggctggcacaaacatggtactcatcttgccgacggagcgtagcgctccacgactctacggagcacacaaggtggacgacgacaggcgcatcaagtcagaggttgggttggtttcatccagctcgaccaagtagcaagatcaaaccaatgagcaaaccaggagaggctgatccttgtgatcggtcccaaaaaatttacgaagggaacttaccaaaccttcaacgaacaagcaacgtggaggccgattccagtaatcggccaaaattatcctcacctacctttctgcctgggttcaacatgttatccaacagagccgataccatcaattttcttgacagaatcggctcgggggcacccagtaTATGGAAATACGAGGATATAcaacgaagcatctcatcttttgttgatgggtattggaatatgggggccgatgcacgagtcggccgtaaaaaagaaaaatgaaaattcgaaaattttcgaacacgacCGATGcaggcaggcatcgacttaaggacatgaaagccgatgcaggaccatcgactcaagggaaatttcttcaaggacaatgtcaggagcagcatgtcaagaatcaagaaacagccgatgcgtagtcatcgactctagttgtgcgaggattatcaagccttcaccaaatccaggatttccaatctgtggggctagttATCGGCTGTCAGAGGGAGAAAGAGGGTCGGcagttctcgcctcgagtaagagctcggggggcagctcaccttgaatgctttccgctcagagaagccgatttgcataaggaacttccccgcacacgatcaggcccaggtctacacagttcatgcgcgtattcctcgtctctgttttgcattggctgagactcggggggcaacaggcctggtagatcgcTCTGTTGAAGGGccggtgcgttgttatcggctcattacacattggcaaagagggcaaatcggcaaggtcagtaggagaggcaaatcggctcaatcaaactcagaagaaatcggcaaaatcaaagtggggaacaattcttcattgataggcgggatttcttacataaagaactgaattgctctcaaaaggaaatacgaggggatacattgccccatctaccactactgaccctatgacagaggtcctatctacgggccgtcattgtcctcatcatcatcctccgagctctcatcggcactgctgccgatgggctcttcgtcgctactcccgtagccctccatgggggcctcatccccaccctcgtcgtcgctggctcgtcgtcgtcccaccacatgcgaaggcgcttcgctggtgggtagccttcgagggagtcgtcgtcgtcgtcctcctcctcctcctcttcttcctccatcaccccctcggaggaggtgaagtcgtcccaggagaagcgatcgtcatcgctctcctcctccggttccccgtcggcgaggaaacggaggtcgctctccccgtccgtcgaggactggtcgtcctcggaccagatggagaagtcatgatctgactcctccccggccgcaatggcgcggcgggtattgGCCGCATGAACCACCgctgggttgtgctccggcgtcggctcgcgggacatggaggactggctggaggagtccgatggggctgaggaggaagaagacatgatggtgcaggagggtttttggactgctaatgcgaggatgcAGGGCAGAACTGTTCGTagcagttaaataaagggggatggtgaaaattcaatgccacagcagtttccgaggaagtggtgtttgaaagaaagagaaaagactgccaaatcacgcggagaagttgagaaggcaagtcatcataataacggatactgcgacggttctgccacgacatgacccgacgagagcgtaatgattttggaaattccatttccaaaaccaggggggcatgtgttatcaccagaatttgaccaagtcagaggtgggccgcgatcgaagatgggtgtgaagaaatatatagaagaagtatgtggatcggccttttataccaagttgggcttaattgcccgtgtatccgtaacatattagatcgtattttagttaagagatagaatcttggtcgtgcacggtttagtgcacgccctcattagaaagtcccctggactataaatatgtacctagggtttatggaataaacaacaactcacgttcaatcccaaaaacaaaccaatctcggcgcatcgccaactccttcatctcgagggtttctatcgggtaagcgacatgccgcctagatcgcatcttgcgatctaggcagcacaagccctacgttgttcatgcgttgctcgtcatcgaagcgcttttgatggcgagcaacgtagttatcattagatgtgttagggttagcattgttcttcgtttaagcatgcttacgtagtgcaacccttgcatatctagccgtcctcacgcctatctcaggtgtggggcggcaccccgcttgatcattatttagtagatctgatccgttacgatggctccttgtttctacaaggattagtttaatatccgcaatagtttggccttacaaagggggaggatcctgtggcacgtagggtggcgttcgcaagtcctaaacgggatgttcctaggatcaacttcatgttgattttttggccttgtttaggatcggcttacgagcaccgtgcgtggccatctggcccaacctggagtaggatgatccgattatgtggtgaaaaccctaaatcgtcgtagatctcattagcttcatcttgatcaagcaggaccaccaagtattcgtacaccccgtacggatcatgggtggatcggctctttgagccgattcacgagataacccgagagccgatcgaggctcgtatttaacgtttacatgtatgccccgcagaaactaagcgaggcaatctcatcaccttcccgaccgggtataggtcaggtggcacgccctgcacttcgcaacgccgcgtgtgaccagaagagcattgcgggccgtcgctcggaggggtctcagccagccgcagctctaggctccccccggctctacagtgttgataaggccgctgcccgccggtgggttttggcagtcaacagatccAGTGACCCCTTGGCTCGGCTGCAGCAAATCctgcacctgaggatgctgaaacCTAGAAGTCTGACACGGTCAACCTCGATGCTGACAAGCCCACCGATGCGCCTGAGAAGGCGACcgccggcaagaggaagagaggtgccttcGCGGATGATGAgctggccttcaccaacatgactgttgctgtgaaggacgtcgcacgggccatcagggacaacaagcccacggacatgcaccctgacctgtacactgcggtcatggacatgcttggcttcgctgaggatgatctcatggccgccctcagccacctcgtcgaccacaaggcccagggttccagcttcgtcggcatgatcgagccacaccgcgtcctctggctgagaaactaccttggcaagtaccacggcaaggtgtagtggtgcccttgagggcgtggttcagggatgcatgcatggagatggtgatgatgatgatgtatattctggcagtagctaggatgaaaaacatttgatggcccccttttgtaagtatgatgaggtggtatatactaacccctcaggtgatggtgaactttgcggtgttagaatgagacacccacttttgttgtggtggtaggacgCCACCATGGTAATGTAGGATGAACTTCTGATCgacttttggaatgatcatgcatgcccctgttagtttaCCATTTGCTGTCAACACTTGTGTTGTTCTATTGCTCTTTTCTGAATTGCTTCATGGTTGTGATCGCTAACTTCTTCTTAtgccatgctagtggtatgtggtgtttcgcgggcgggttcgaggaatctacaaCTCATGAAGAGTATGTCAAGATCAGGTCAATGGCTtctccaacaacagctaccgaggatatgcaacattggaggaggcacaacaagagtacCTCACCTTCATGGAAGAGGAGCTGCATGACGATCATGCCATCGATGAGGCAGTGCCATTAGCACAACTGCCaccggaggaagtacatgctctGCGCCGCCGAAGGTACGTCCCAGCCGGGtgaaagattacatcatcgccttcctcatcgtggtgatcgtgaggatcGTGTTCTTTTGAGTGATGTCTGATCGTATGTAATATGACatggcatggtaatctcaccATATTTAaattgtggtaaggatatgaaactgtgatttgagcaaccaaacaacAGATTCCGCTAAAAATGGGCAACCAAATGATAGGGCCTGGATTCCTTCTCCGCTGTGCAAAAAgccgcacaggctaccaaacgaccggCTTTCATGATCCATAATCCGTTCACGACGCGCAGGTGCTCCCATCTTGCTGGAGCAGTAATGCAGAAATTCAACCGAGGCAACGAAGGCGCCCTATGCTTGCAGACGGCACGACAGCACGAGCAGCAGATGGGCAGGGTGGGTAAAGCTTCCACTCGATTCCCCTAATCTGCTTGCCGTCATTTGCCTGCGCCCGCCGAGCATTGACTAGAACTAAAGCGACTCGTAACCAACGCGACCCCGtcggccgtcgccatcgccgtcaacCTCAGCTCACCTCACTGACCCACTCCGCCACCTGCCTCCACTCCCGCCCGACCGCACAACACAGGACCTCCATTACGCGACCTCCTCCTACTGCTGGCTGCCCGCACTTCCCCGGGCACGCACCACCGGAGGAATCGCATCGCTACCTTGCTTCCTCCTCACGTGCCTTGCCCTCCCCGCTTCCCGTTCCGCTCCATCCTACCCACTGAACTAAGGGTCGGCGAGAGGCCACGGCAAGAAGCCGCGAGCAGGCAGAGGACgcgatgcagcagcagcaggcgccgccgtcgtcgttcGCCCGCCCTGCTCCCGCCACCTTCGACGAGGCGTCCATGGAGCAGAGCAGGAGCTTCGTCAAGGCGCTTCAGGTACGGCCCCGCGGCCCGGATCCGGGAGATCCCGCCTCTACCTGAGTTCAGTTCACCTCCGCGTCGCTCGGCGTGCCGAGAGATCCGCGTTTTGCGCTTCCATTGTTTGGTCGACACTAAGTAAGTAAACGGCTCGCGTTTAATTTGCTCCGTGTGTTGTGCAGGAGCTCAAGAACCTGCGCCCGCAGCTCTACTCCGCCTCCGAGTACTGCGAGAAGTCCTACCTCCACAGCGAGCAGAAGCACGTGTGAGATTTCTTCCTGTCCTCCTCTCTCACGCGATTTCGTGTTCTTGTAGTTGATTTTCTATCAACTCGCGCGCTGAACAACAGCTTGTGCATGTGTAGCAATCATTGCTTACTACATGGTGTTCCTAGCAGCCCATGTTCTAACTGAATTTTGTGTCTTGCTGCTAGTATTTTGGTGGGTGTTGCATGGTGCACAATAGGCTTCTATGAAGCATTGATTAGTTCAGTGTATGCTAGCATATCGGCGTCCATCTACCCATGGACTCATAGTACTAGGCAAATCAAGGCCAATTGATTGACAAAAAAACACTCCAGGTGTGGAGGCTTAAATGCTGAGACACCACTAGAAAATTATCTTGGGCTCTGTAGGCTGTAGTAGAAATTTTGGTTCCTTGCACGAGGTTTCATAATTGTTACTAATTCAGACTGTGCTACTCGATTTGTGTTAGATAAAGAATCGACGCTCAGGGTCGTCCGCTTAGAAATAAAAATTTCTCGACCAACTCAGAAATAGAGGCTGCCTTGTTAAGTTTAGCTTATACTGAGGAATTTATGAAACATTTATCGCACATGGCTATTACTCCACGTACTCTGTAGAATTGTATTGGAATGATGGTCACAAAAGAAAGGGAATAAAAGCTGCGATTGATTTTTTTTCCCAAGCGATCCTCGtggatcgattttcattaccaAGGAGATAACGAAAAACATAGTATCAAGCCCCTGGGGCCAAAGCTGCGATTGAATAGATGTGTCTATCTTCTGCATCTGACTGCACTGCGAAATGAATAAAGGCTTCTGTAAACTATTGAAGAACACATAAAGTTTCTGATAGTTGATCATCGTGCAGAAGTGGAACGTGCACTGAGAAATTGTCTGATCCTTTTTCACATGCTTTTTTTGTTGTCAGGGTGCTGGACAACTTGAAGGATTATGCTGTCAGGGCCCTGGTCAACGCGGTCGACCACCTTGGTACCGTCGCCTTCAAGTTGACAGACCTGTATGAACAACAGGCTTCAGAGCTCTCAACTATCGAGCTGAAAGTAGCATCCTTGAACCAGGTACCTACTATTTTAGCACGGGAATTTGTGCTGATAGAGCTACAGGAGTGACAAGTGGCACTTTTTTTCCATGTTCAGCAAGTCCTCACCTGCCAAACCTACACGGATAAAGAAGGCCTTAGGCAGCAGCAGATGATCGGAACCGCCACCAGGCACCACAAACATTACATCGTACCAGGTAAGAACGTGTGATACAAGGATGTAACTCGCAGCCCAAAGAAATGATTAGTGCCTAATTTAACTTGTTAATTTTTCTCTGTTCCAGTTTCAGGAAACAAAAGGATGCAGACCTTTTCCGAGATGCAGACTGATGCTGAGTTCGACTTACGGCCCAAACCTTATCCCTCAGGTACGTTTCTGTGGGCACATTTGGAAATTTTATACTACTAAGTACTTAGTATACTGAGGCAAATGCTTTCCTCATCAGAGAAAACTCTTTTCTGGCACTTGGCTTCAGAGAAGAACTCCAAAACCAATGGAGAACGACAATCTGAATTAGGGTAAGTATGCCACCTCTATTTTGCACCATTCTTGCGAAATGTAGCATTTTATATGTTGTGATCTGCTTTTTGCAGCCACGGAGAAACAAAAACTTCTAAACCTACATCCAGTGATGGGTTCAACCTTCTAGGTACTTAATTTATTTGATTGCTTATAGCATCCCAGTTGTGTGATTCAGTTTGATGGTTGGAACCAAGAGTACCTAAGTGGCAGATTTTTGCCTAGTATATATCTGTATGTACAGGCAGCAAGCATTTCATCTGAAACAACTTATTTTTTAGGTAAGGAATCGTCTGCCTCTCCCTTGCCCAAGCGTACACAGTCGAATGTGACCAGCTCGGACATTGTTACTCGTAACAGTGGCATGAAGGTAATCTACAATATGGTGAAATATGTGCTTAACAATAATGCCAAACTGAATTCTTGATTATATACTGAGGTTGCTGATTTGCATTTTCAGGATCAGCCTGGTACAAGGCATTTGTCATCATTCAGTTCTCTCGATAACCCAAGAGCGCGCCAAATCCAAAAGGCTCCCGTCCGCACGAAGAGCATGCTAGCTGCATTCTTTGTCAGGCACAGGTCTGGAAAGATGAAAAATGTCTCAGTTCGTTGATCAGCTGCAGACCTGCAGTTTGCTATGGCCAGCTGCACAATGAAGTACACGCAAGAAACTCAGTCCACATCTCTtatatggtactccctccgtgcactaatataagatgttttgccaAGCTAAATTAGCTTGCCAAAATGTGTTATATTAGTAAGCAGAAgaagtaatatatgtatcttgtataTTCTAGTGGTCTAGAGATACATCGTATGTGATGCCATTTCCATCTCTAATTCTTAATGTCATCATGCTGATGACACAAAATTATACGGATAGAG contains:
- the LOC124667215 gene encoding probable protein ABIL1, which produces MQQQQAPPSSFARPAPATFDEASMEQSRSFVKALQELKNLRPQLYSASEYCEKSYLHSEQKHVVLDNLKDYAVRALVNAVDHLGTVAFKLTDLYEQQASELSTIELKVASLNQQVLTCQTYTDKEGLRQQQMIGTATRHHKHYIVPVSGNKRMQTFSEMQTDAEFDLRPKPYPSEKTLFWHLASEKNSKTNGERQSELGHGETKTSKPTSSDGFNLLGKESSASPLPKRTQSNVTSSDIVTRNSGMKDQPGTRHLSSFSSLDNPRARQIQKAPVRTKSMLAAFFVRHRSGKMKNVSVR